Proteins encoded together in one Benincasa hispida cultivar B227 chromosome 1, ASM972705v1, whole genome shotgun sequence window:
- the LOC120079557 gene encoding nucleolar protein 58-like yields the protein MEEVEGDGLPEEAKKEELKAAEAEKEEEARLKKATEAEKEDKKKKSKGKKGGKAESSHHNKSRKNKEKKDEDEDKEAEKKEKEERRFCRKEKRYLRKEEKTK from the coding sequence ATGGAAGAGGTTGAAGGGGATGGGCTGCCAGAAGAGGCCAAGAAGGAAGAGTTGAAGGCAGCCGAGgcagagaaggaagaagaagctAGATTGAAGAAGGCTACTGAGGCCGAGAAggaagataagaagaagaagagtaagGGAAAGAAGGGTGGAAAGGCAGAGTCATCGCATCATAACaaatcaagaaagaacaaagagaaaaaggatgagGACGAAGACAAAGAGGCcgagaagaaggagaaagaagagagaagatttTGCCGAAAGGAGAAGAGGTAcctgagaaaagaagaaaaaacaaagtAG